The Streptomyces sp. DG1A-41 genomic sequence GCCGAGGCCCACACCCCGTCGAGGTCCTCGGTCCGCGGCGGCTTGAAGTCGAAGTGCCGCGGGCCGGTGTAGCCGGCCGACTCCAGCAGGTCGACCAGCCAGAACGCGGCGCGCAGGTCGCCGGCGCCGAAGCGCAGGTCCTGGTCGTACTTGATGCCGGACTGGCCGTTGAGGTCGATGTGGAACAGCTTGCCCGCCCACAGCGCCTGCGCGATGCCGTGCGGGAAGTTCAGCCCGGCCATCTGCTCGTGCCCCACCTCGGGGTTGACGCCGTACAGCTCCGGACGCTCCAGGCGCTCGATGAACGCCAGGGCGTGGCCGACGGTCGGCAGCAGGATGTCGCCGCGCGGCTCGTTCGGCTTGGGCTCGATCGCGAAGCGCAGGTCGTAGCCCTGGGAGGTGACGTACTCGCCGAGCAGGTCGAAGGCCTCCTTCATCCGGTCCAGGGCCGCACGGACGTCCTTTGCGGCGCCCGACTCGGCACCCTCCCGGCCGCCCCAGGCCACGTACACCTGGGCGCCGAGCTCGACGGCGAGGTCGATGTTGCGGATGGTCTTGCGCAGCGCGTAGCGGCGCACGTCGCGGTCGTTGGCGGTGAACGCGCCGTCCTTGAAGACCGGGTGCGTGAAGAGGTTGGTGGTGGCCATCGGGACCTTCATGCCCGTGGCGTCCAGGGCCTGCCGGAAGCGCTTGACGTGGGCCTCGCGCTCGGTGTCGCTCGAGCCGAACGGGATCAGGTCGTCGTCGTGGAAGGTGACGCCGTGGGCGCCGAGCTCGGCCAGTCGCTGCACCGTCTCGACCGGGTCGAGGGCACGCCGCGTGGCGTCGCCGAAGGGATCCCGTCCCTGCCAGCCGACGGTCCACAGTCCGAAGGTGAACTTGTCCTCGGGGGTGGGCTGGTAGCTCATGCCGCGGCTCCTTGCTCGCTGAGGCTATTTCGTCATGCCGATTTACAAATTAGTATGCGAGCACCTTCCTGGGAAGAGACAAGGTGTCTCGGGACGAGAGCAGAGGGAGAAACCCGATGTCAGCAGCCGAGGGTCCGCTCGTCGTCGGCGTGGACTCGTCCACCCAGTCCACCAAGGCGCTGGTCGTCGACGCGGCCACCGGCCGGGTCGTCGCGACCGGCCAGGCGCCGCACACCGTCTCCTCGGGGGCCGGGCGGGAGAGCGATCCGCGCCAGTGGTGGGACGCGTTGTGCGAGGCCCTGCGCCAGTGCGGCGAGGCGGCGCACGAGGCCGCCGCGGTGTCGGTCGGCGGGCAGCAGCACGGCCTGGTCACCCTGGACGACCGGGGCGAGCCGGTGCGGCCCGCCCTGCTGTGGAACGACGTGCGCTCGGCGCCGCAGGCGCGCCGGCTGACCGAGGAACTGGGCGGCGCGAAGTTCTGGGCCGAGCGCACCGGGCTCGTCCCCGCCGCCTCCTTCACGGTCACCAAGTGGGCCTGGCTGTCCGTGCACGAGCCGGAGGCGGCGCGCGCCACGAAGGCCGTGCGCCTCCCCCACGACTACCTCACCGAGCGGCTCACCGGGCAGGGCACGACCGACCGCGGTGACGCCTCCGGGACGGGCTGGTGGGCGTCCGGGACGGAGTCGTACGACGAGGAGATCCTGGCGCACGTGGGGCTCGATCCGGCCCTGCTGCCCCGTGTGGTCCGGCCCGGCGAGGTGGCGGGCACGGTGCGCGACAGCCATGATCTGCCGTTCTCCAAGGGCACCCTGGTCGCGCCCGGCACCGGCGACAACGCCGCGGCCGCGCTCGGCCTCGGGCTGCGTCCGGGTGTGCCGGTGATGAGCCTCGGCACCTCGGGCACGGTGTACGCGGTGTCGCAGCGGCGGCCCGCCGACCCGAGCGGCACGGTGGCCGGTTTCGCCGACGCCCGCGGCGACTGGCTGCCGCTGGCGTGCACCCTGAACTGCACACTCGCCGTGGACCGCGTCGCGACGCTGCTGGGGCTGGACCGCGAGGCCGTCGAGCCCGGCACGGCCGTGACACTGCTGCCCTACCTGGACGGCGAGCGCACCCCGAACCTGCCGCACGCCTCCGGTCTGCTGCACGGCCTGCGCCACGACACGACCGCCGGCCAGCTGCTCCAGGCCGCCTACGACGGTGCCGTCCACTCCCTGCTCGGCGCCCTCGACCTGGTCCTGGACCAGGACGCGGACCCTTCGGCGCCCCTGCTGCTGATCGGCGGCGGTGCCCGGGGCGCGGCCTGGCAGCAGACCGTACGGCGACTGTCGGGGCGCCCCGTGCAGGTACCGGAGGCCAAGGAGCTGGTGGCGCTCGGGGCCGCCGCGCAGGCGGCCGGGGTGCTGACCGGGGAGGACCCGGCGGCGGTCGCCCGGCGCTGGAACACGGCGGCCGGGCCGGTGCTCGACGCCGTCGAGCGGGACGAGGAGACGCTGGCCAGGATCGCCGGGGTACTCTCCGACGCGGCTTTGCTGCTGGAGCGGCCCACGGACACCCACTGAGGACTGGCGCAGGCATGACCGCACCACTGCACGAGGCCCGTCCGGCCGGGCCGGGACGGGCCCTGCCGGACACCCAGCAGGGCATGCGCCGCCGCAACCTCGCCCGGGTCCTGCACGCCGTCCGTGCCGAGGGGCCGCTGTCCCGGGCCGCCGTCGCCTCACGGATCGGCCTGACCCGGGCGGCGGTGTCGACGCTCGTCGACGAACTCATCCGCTCGGGGCTGCTGGAGGAGCTGGGGCCCGAACGGCCCGGCCGGGTGGGCCGCCCCGGCTCCGCGCTCGCGCTGAGCGGACGCGGCCCGGCGGGGATCGGCGCGGAGGTCGGCGTCGACCATCTCGCGGTCTGTGCCGTGGACCTGCGCGGCAGGACCCGGTCGCGGGCGATACGCCAGGGCGCGAACCGCGGCCGCTCCCCGAGCCCGTGCTGGCCGAACTCACCGAACTCATCGGCCGGGTCGTCACCGAGGCGGAGGGCGAGGGCCTGTGGCCGGCCGGTCTCGCCGTGGCCGTTCCCGGTCTGGTGGCGCGCGACGCCCGGACCGTCGTACGCGCCCC encodes the following:
- the xylA gene encoding xylose isomerase, producing MSYQPTPEDKFTFGLWTVGWQGRDPFGDATRRALDPVETVQRLAELGAHGVTFHDDDLIPFGSSDTEREAHVKRFRQALDATGMKVPMATTNLFTHPVFKDGAFTANDRDVRRYALRKTIRNIDLAVELGAQVYVAWGGREGAESGAAKDVRAALDRMKEAFDLLGEYVTSQGYDLRFAIEPKPNEPRGDILLPTVGHALAFIERLERPELYGVNPEVGHEQMAGLNFPHGIAQALWAGKLFHIDLNGQSGIKYDQDLRFGAGDLRAAFWLVDLLESAGYTGPRHFDFKPPRTEDLDGVWASAAGCMRNYLILKERATAFRADPEVQEALSAARLDELAQPTAADGLQALLADRSAFEAFDVEAAAARGMAFERLDQLAMDHLLGARG
- the xylB gene encoding xylulokinase, which translates into the protein MSAAEGPLVVGVDSSTQSTKALVVDAATGRVVATGQAPHTVSSGAGRESDPRQWWDALCEALRQCGEAAHEAAAVSVGGQQHGLVTLDDRGEPVRPALLWNDVRSAPQARRLTEELGGAKFWAERTGLVPAASFTVTKWAWLSVHEPEAARATKAVRLPHDYLTERLTGQGTTDRGDASGTGWWASGTESYDEEILAHVGLDPALLPRVVRPGEVAGTVRDSHDLPFSKGTLVAPGTGDNAAAALGLGLRPGVPVMSLGTSGTVYAVSQRRPADPSGTVAGFADARGDWLPLACTLNCTLAVDRVATLLGLDREAVEPGTAVTLLPYLDGERTPNLPHASGLLHGLRHDTTAGQLLQAAYDGAVHSLLGALDLVLDQDADPSAPLLLIGGGARGAAWQQTVRRLSGRPVQVPEAKELVALGAAAQAAGVLTGEDPAAVARRWNTAAGPVLDAVERDEETLARIAGVLSDAALLLERPTDTH